In Agromyces sp. G08B096, a genomic segment contains:
- a CDS encoding M20/M25/M40 family metallo-hydrolase, with the protein MKTNQRMAVAFIGAAALVATAGAPAYAAVPTDTAELREAVTVDGVMDHLAALQDIADANDGTRASGTPGYDASVDYVAGLLEDAGYEVTVQEFLFNSFRELSDPVFERVSPDPMAYVAGEDFFTAEYSGSGDVTAELQAVDLVLPPGPEAGSSTSGCEPEDFADFVEGNIALVQRGTCDFSVKAQNAFDAGAVGVIIFNEGQEGRTDTLNPTLGDQFSADLPVVGTSFEIGDELAGLLEEGPVTIHLATDTLIELDVPTANVIAETPTGRDDRVVMAGAHLDSVPDGAGINDNGSGSAALLEIALQMAELGIEPRNTVRFAWWGAEEAGLVGSQTYVDSLDKRATKDISLYLNFDMVASPNFARFVYDGDGSAFGSTGPNGSGGIERLFTDYFASQGLVSEPTAFDGRSDYDAFITAGIPAGGLFTGAEDAKTAEQVAWYGGLATFEGEPVSYDPCYHQACDSLDPVGDGADAELYAALDAAYGGALEGNINTIALDEMSDAIAHAVLTYAMSTSAVNGTAKASPTAAERTADRLGSHFRR; encoded by the coding sequence ATGAAGACCAACCAACGGATGGCGGTGGCGTTCATCGGCGCCGCCGCGCTCGTCGCCACGGCCGGTGCACCCGCGTACGCGGCCGTCCCGACCGACACGGCGGAGTTGCGAGAGGCGGTGACGGTCGACGGGGTGATGGATCACCTCGCCGCCCTGCAGGACATCGCCGATGCGAACGACGGCACGCGGGCGAGCGGCACACCGGGCTACGACGCCTCGGTCGACTACGTCGCCGGGCTGCTCGAAGACGCCGGGTACGAGGTGACCGTGCAGGAGTTCCTGTTCAACTCGTTCCGCGAGCTCTCGGACCCGGTGTTCGAGCGCGTCTCGCCCGACCCGATGGCGTACGTCGCCGGTGAGGACTTCTTCACCGCCGAGTACTCGGGCAGCGGCGACGTCACCGCCGAACTCCAGGCGGTCGACCTCGTGCTGCCGCCGGGACCGGAGGCCGGCTCGTCGACGAGCGGCTGCGAGCCCGAGGACTTCGCCGACTTCGTGGAGGGCAACATCGCGCTCGTGCAGCGCGGCACGTGCGATTTCTCGGTGAAGGCGCAGAACGCGTTCGACGCCGGAGCCGTGGGCGTCATCATCTTCAACGAGGGCCAGGAGGGCCGCACCGACACCCTGAACCCGACGCTGGGCGACCAGTTCAGCGCCGACCTGCCGGTCGTCGGCACCTCGTTCGAGATCGGCGACGAGCTCGCCGGGCTTCTCGAGGAGGGACCGGTCACCATCCACCTCGCCACCGACACGCTCATCGAGCTCGATGTGCCGACCGCCAACGTGATCGCCGAGACGCCGACCGGCCGCGACGACCGCGTGGTGATGGCCGGCGCCCACCTCGACTCGGTGCCCGACGGCGCCGGCATCAACGACAACGGCTCGGGATCGGCGGCCCTGCTCGAGATCGCGCTGCAGATGGCCGAGCTCGGCATCGAGCCGCGCAACACGGTGCGCTTCGCCTGGTGGGGCGCGGAGGAAGCGGGCCTCGTCGGTTCGCAGACCTACGTCGACTCGCTCGACAAGCGGGCCACGAAGGACATCTCGCTGTACCTGAACTTCGACATGGTGGCCTCGCCCAACTTCGCGCGGTTCGTCTACGACGGCGACGGCTCGGCGTTCGGCAGCACCGGCCCGAACGGCAGCGGCGGCATCGAGCGGCTCTTCACCGACTACTTCGCCTCGCAGGGGCTCGTGTCGGAGCCCACGGCCTTCGACGGCCGGTCGGACTACGACGCGTTCATCACGGCCGGCATTCCGGCGGGCGGGCTCTTCACCGGGGCCGAGGACGCGAAGACGGCTGAGCAGGTCGCCTGGTACGGCGGTCTCGCGACCTTCGAGGGCGAGCCGGTGTCGTACGACCCGTGCTACCACCAGGCGTGCGACAGTCTCGACCCGGTGGGCGACGGAGCCGACGCCGAGCTGTACGCGGCGCTCGACGCCGCCTACGGCGGGGCGCTCGAGGGCAACATCAACACCATCGCCCTCGACGAGATGTCGGACGCCATCGCGCACGCGGTGCTCACCTACGCGATGAGCACGAGCGCGGTCAACGGCACGGCGAAGGCCTCGCCGACGGCGGCCGAGCGCACGGCCGACCGGTTGGGCTCGCACTTCCGGCGCTGA